A genome region from Glutamicibacter arilaitensis Re117 includes the following:
- a CDS encoding ISL3-like element ISAar19 family transposase: MLNPTFTAPDLTTFTNLDGLGLTAIGQHLSAAKAEILCHVTNPIPWCQTCGAAGIPRDTVTRRLAHEPLGWRPTVLVIKHRRYRCANCQRVWREELSQAVAPRQKISRTGLRWALVGLVCHHLSVSRIAEGLGVTWNTANEAVLAEGQRLLIDDPTRFDGVKVLGVDEHVWRHTRTGDKYVTVIVDLTAVRDGTGTARLIDMVPGRSKAVFKTWLADQEEQWKQGIEVVAMDGFTGFKTAAVEELPHAVEVLDPFHVVKLGSEALDQTRQRIQREQHGRRGRKDDPLYKCRRTLTTGLSLATEKQKTKLEDLFKEPEYEPVQLVWSVYQKMVDAYRQPKPEVGRWALEQLINEVGTKVPKGLPELKKLGGTLRRRKTDILAYFDHIGSSNGPTEALNGRLEHLRGIALGFKNLAHYIARSLLETGGFRRRLHPQS, encoded by the coding sequence TTGCTCAATCCTACCTTCACCGCACCAGACCTCACCACTTTCACCAATCTTGACGGCTTGGGACTGACCGCAATCGGGCAACACCTGAGCGCAGCGAAAGCCGAAATCCTCTGCCACGTCACCAACCCGATCCCTTGGTGCCAAACCTGCGGAGCAGCAGGCATTCCACGCGATACCGTCACTCGCCGCCTCGCCCACGAACCATTGGGCTGGCGTCCCACTGTCCTAGTCATCAAACACCGCCGCTACCGTTGCGCCAATTGCCAACGAGTCTGGCGTGAAGAGCTGTCCCAAGCAGTAGCGCCACGCCAGAAAATCAGCAGGACCGGGCTACGCTGGGCGCTGGTTGGACTGGTCTGCCACCACTTGTCAGTCTCCCGAATTGCCGAAGGCCTCGGCGTCACCTGGAATACCGCCAATGAGGCTGTGCTGGCTGAAGGTCAACGCTTACTGATTGATGATCCAACCCGCTTCGACGGGGTCAAAGTGCTGGGAGTCGATGAACATGTTTGGCGGCATACCCGAACCGGCGACAAATACGTCACCGTGATTGTGGACCTCACCGCGGTGCGTGACGGCACCGGTACCGCACGACTGATCGACATGGTCCCTGGAAGATCCAAAGCTGTATTCAAAACCTGGCTGGCTGATCAAGAAGAACAATGGAAACAGGGCATTGAAGTCGTCGCAATGGACGGTTTCACCGGCTTCAAAACAGCTGCCGTCGAGGAGCTACCCCACGCGGTGGAGGTGTTGGATCCATTCCATGTAGTCAAACTAGGTTCCGAGGCGCTGGACCAGACCCGGCAACGGATTCAACGTGAGCAACATGGGCGTCGAGGACGCAAGGATGACCCGCTTTACAAGTGCAGGCGAACGCTGACCACGGGACTATCCTTGGCTACGGAAAAGCAGAAGACCAAGCTTGAAGACCTGTTCAAGGAGCCGGAGTATGAGCCGGTTCAATTGGTCTGGAGCGTGTATCAGAAGATGGTGGATGCCTACCGGCAACCGAAGCCCGAGGTCGGACGGTGGGCCTTGGAGCAACTGATCAACGAAGTTGGCACGAAGGTACCGAAAGGGTTGCCGGAGCTGAAAAAGCTCGGCGGCACCCTGCGCAGGAGGAAGACGGACATTCTCGCGTACTTTGATCATATTGGTAGTTCGAATGGTCCTACCGAGGCTTTGAATGGCAGGTTGGAGCATCTGCG
- a CDS encoding glycosyltransferase, with product MSHPTIGGTSFKLISEPKNRLENACRALMVTWQVKDSFGGMTAMCLNRAGIFHEQGVPSAVVTFAPEPNFEQISETLLSSGRLHSAVPIVNLHEYYDHEAPARMTDDTKPTPLPDVVWGKPTETYRTRDNSLFFRDYKSASHSLLNRREYFRRDGTKYLVDFSYPDPKDESKTLRRLQLFRRGNLFVQEFSTAASLYRHWLSTIVGEKTTDVIVDSKYAAAFLNNWQHPLAIKIYNFHSTHVAAGEDTLSGKLSKAHLPIINARSNWDGLVFLTKSQKDAFIRRFGDDGKTHVLSNPSRGVGNLPDRSLRDLSKVIHVGRLTEAKGVGDVIRIVHAVAKSGQPVSLDIVGEGPERENLERLVRELGLDPIVQFHGHVDNVREHLQRANVLLLCSAFEGQPLALLEAQANGCIPVAYDVNFGPRDVIEHGETGFLSARGDVQALVGIVIRLLSDENLSSRISSKAFSASASYSEEAVFNNWAQWLKRVRNDRLILGVLATLKPTTKRIEFQDDGGIDLRIGWNADDLDLDSIQLEITPRGEVASEHVFRLDPSSSSTGEATFAIPAAAIESGQIDGPLDIYVRMGSGQSSILLRLGVRQKNISLPYFTVYGNLSLK from the coding sequence ATGTCACATCCTACCATCGGCGGAACCTCTTTTAAATTGATTAGCGAGCCGAAGAATCGACTCGAGAATGCTTGCCGCGCATTGATGGTTACGTGGCAAGTTAAGGATTCTTTCGGCGGCATGACTGCCATGTGTTTAAACCGCGCAGGAATATTCCATGAACAAGGAGTACCGTCCGCCGTTGTGACCTTCGCACCCGAACCAAACTTTGAACAGATTAGTGAAACGCTACTTTCTTCCGGACGGTTGCATAGTGCAGTCCCCATCGTTAACCTGCATGAATATTACGATCATGAAGCACCTGCGAGAATGACCGACGATACTAAACCGACACCGTTACCGGACGTTGTTTGGGGCAAGCCAACTGAAACGTATCGCACGCGAGACAATTCGCTCTTCTTCCGCGACTACAAATCGGCTTCCCACTCGTTGTTGAATCGTCGCGAATATTTCCGCCGCGACGGCACCAAGTATTTGGTGGATTTCAGCTATCCGGATCCGAAGGATGAATCGAAAACGCTACGGCGGTTGCAGCTTTTTCGACGGGGCAACTTATTCGTCCAGGAGTTTTCTACGGCGGCTAGCCTGTATCGCCATTGGCTTTCGACTATTGTGGGCGAGAAAACTACTGACGTTATCGTTGACAGCAAGTATGCTGCAGCGTTTCTCAATAACTGGCAGCACCCCTTGGCTATCAAGATCTATAACTTTCATAGCACGCATGTCGCTGCGGGCGAAGACACGTTGTCCGGGAAATTATCCAAAGCCCACCTGCCGATAATCAATGCCCGTTCCAACTGGGATGGGCTGGTGTTTCTCACGAAATCCCAGAAAGACGCCTTTATCCGACGTTTCGGCGATGACGGCAAAACCCATGTATTGAGCAATCCCTCACGAGGAGTCGGAAACTTGCCCGACCGATCTCTCCGCGATCTCTCAAAGGTTATCCACGTTGGCCGGTTGACTGAAGCCAAAGGCGTCGGAGATGTTATCCGGATTGTTCATGCGGTCGCCAAATCTGGACAGCCAGTTTCGTTGGATATTGTGGGCGAGGGGCCTGAGCGCGAAAATCTTGAGCGGTTGGTTCGCGAATTGGGCTTGGACCCTATAGTTCAATTTCACGGACACGTAGATAATGTGCGCGAACATCTCCAACGAGCTAATGTCCTTCTTCTGTGCAGCGCGTTCGAAGGTCAACCCCTGGCATTATTAGAGGCACAAGCCAATGGTTGCATTCCTGTTGCCTACGATGTGAATTTCGGCCCACGTGATGTAATCGAGCACGGCGAAACCGGGTTCCTTTCTGCCCGTGGCGATGTGCAGGCCTTAGTTGGCATCGTCATCCGATTGCTTAGCGATGAAAATTTGAGTTCGAGAATTTCGTCGAAAGCTTTCTCAGCGTCCGCGTCGTATTCTGAAGAAGCTGTCTTCAATAATTGGGCGCAATGGCTGAAGAGGGTACGCAACGACAGACTGATTCTCGGTGTGCTTGCCACTTTGAAACCCACAACCAAACGCATCGAGTTCCAGGACGATGGCGGCATAGACCTACGGATCGGTTGGAATGCCGACGATCTTGATTTGGATAGCATCCAACTGGAAATCACGCCCCGCGGTGAGGTTGCTTCTGAACATGTGTTCCGGCTAGATCCTTCAAGCAGCTCTACGGGCGAAGCGACGTTCGCCATTCCAGCTGCCGCAATTGAGAGCGGGCAGATTGACGGCCCGCTGGATATTTACGTGCGGATGGGCTCAGGTCAATCTTCGATTTTGCTGAGGCTCGGGGTCCGCCAGAAGAATATTTCTCTCCCGTACTTCACCGTGTATGGAAATCTCAGCCTGAAGTAG
- a CDS encoding peroxidase family protein, giving the protein MDDFDVLDVPLLATDPYGALILSGGGQAQLAFADGLRSGDRNNPLSTDDVLTANASFLDDIAHGATPLPDTQSPDGTVIPGYDNAALEAHYITGDGHGNENIGLTAVHHVFHAEHNRVMEQIKDELENNLPASLLERYQKDSFWNYGERLFQAARFFTEMQYQHLVFEEFARRVAPSIDPTVLNENSYQPNVNSSIRAEFAHAVYRFGHSMLRETVPREYNGEITEVPLLDAFLNPTAFATAPDGTALSAADSAGGILKGLANQTANGIDEFVTDTLRNQLLGLPLDLAAINLARARDTGVPSLQTARETFYNDSGDSQLEPYSSWEDFRLSMKNPESIGNFLAAYANHASVTDATTLDAKRNAGQALAQDAAFMAAPAAETGVNDIDLWMGGLAEKPYIFGGMLGSTFNHVFEIQLEDLQNGDRFYYLTRNLGNTLFHSLEGNSLSQIVLRNTTADRVPHDVFASPQLTFNLDTPQAELNAAGLTGSAAGGWRFTGAEHIVIQDNDQASTIRGGLGDDSIWGKGGNDRIEGDDGNDALMGGDGDDIITDLFGDADRLQGEAGNDVLNPGPGVGDLTFGGSGNDYMLGGQDRVTAHGGLGDDFLFGSTGPDVLYGDEGNDWLEGGGGADLVQGDMGNTMFNDPNLYHGGHDVLIGNGGNNDLDAEGGDDIMVAGPGTDRYSGVLGFDWVTHKGHNNPVNADMGFIVGMPQDLTSIRDRFLQTEALSGWNGDDILRGSRGGIDLTFDPTGGQLGYGHKLTQDHLDRVDNLRELLGGGDVPQYARPFLENDPVVYDGDFNNNLLMGGSGSDLIEPRDGRNFVDGDAWLNVRLEYRPANGDPESRDSMSFFNTRLLNGTINPSELHVVREVLQLENEANNIDTVVFEGIAEDYTVTELEAGVVKVVNVLEGEEMSNVLRNIERIQFNDQVVCLPLGTEQNCGQASGEVVLNYEDPISEDNEITTDASGVEDLDGIDSGFTYSLQSFVEAGTDPFTNSWVTTQTNETGTFTLTDAEVGAPVRVLVTYIDGNGTHEQIASAGTPAVANVNDAPVGPVIAPQATTVGDVLRIVTHMSDEDGAESVLEEPGGVYTWQQSADGQSWTDIDGATGDGSNMVSFMVTAGQQNHHVRLSIAYTDDQGQDEVAYSNATDLIPSPQNPAPAP; this is encoded by the coding sequence ATGGACGATTTCGACGTGCTGGATGTTCCCCTGCTTGCTACCGATCCATACGGAGCACTGATACTCAGCGGCGGCGGACAAGCCCAGCTGGCCTTTGCCGACGGATTGCGCTCCGGCGACCGGAACAATCCGCTGTCTACTGACGACGTGCTCACCGCCAATGCGTCCTTCCTGGACGACATTGCACACGGTGCCACGCCGCTACCAGATACGCAGAGTCCTGACGGGACGGTCATCCCGGGCTACGACAACGCCGCCCTGGAAGCTCATTACATCACCGGTGATGGCCACGGAAACGAGAACATCGGTTTGACTGCGGTTCACCATGTATTCCACGCGGAGCACAACCGAGTGATGGAACAGATCAAGGACGAGCTGGAGAACAATTTGCCAGCATCGTTGCTGGAACGGTACCAGAAAGACAGCTTCTGGAACTACGGCGAACGGCTCTTCCAAGCGGCTCGATTCTTCACCGAAATGCAGTACCAGCACTTGGTGTTTGAGGAGTTCGCCCGTCGAGTTGCCCCATCCATCGATCCAACGGTATTGAACGAGAACTCGTACCAGCCGAATGTGAACTCGTCCATCAGGGCAGAATTCGCCCACGCTGTCTACCGTTTCGGCCACTCCATGTTGCGGGAAACCGTTCCACGCGAGTACAACGGTGAAATCACCGAAGTGCCGTTGCTGGACGCATTCCTGAATCCAACGGCCTTTGCCACTGCTCCTGACGGGACAGCGCTCAGTGCTGCCGACTCGGCCGGCGGTATTCTCAAGGGCCTGGCGAATCAAACCGCGAACGGCATTGATGAGTTCGTGACCGATACGCTGCGCAACCAGCTGCTCGGCCTGCCGCTCGACTTGGCCGCGATCAACTTGGCTCGCGCTCGCGATACCGGTGTGCCTTCACTGCAGACCGCGCGCGAGACGTTCTACAACGATTCCGGTGATTCCCAGCTGGAGCCATATAGCAGTTGGGAAGACTTCCGGCTGTCCATGAAGAACCCCGAGTCCATCGGGAACTTCTTGGCTGCCTACGCCAACCATGCATCCGTGACCGACGCAACCACGTTGGACGCCAAGCGGAACGCAGGACAGGCGCTGGCACAAGATGCGGCATTCATGGCGGCGCCTGCCGCTGAAACGGGTGTCAATGACATCGATCTCTGGATGGGCGGTCTAGCGGAGAAGCCGTATATCTTCGGCGGAATGCTCGGATCCACGTTTAACCACGTGTTCGAGATTCAGCTCGAAGACCTCCAGAACGGTGATCGCTTCTACTACCTGACCCGCAACCTGGGCAACACCCTCTTCCACTCGCTGGAAGGCAACTCGCTGTCCCAGATTGTCCTGCGCAACACCACTGCGGATCGTGTCCCGCATGACGTGTTTGCCTCGCCGCAGCTGACATTCAACCTTGATACGCCTCAGGCGGAACTGAACGCAGCCGGCCTCACCGGATCTGCGGCAGGCGGTTGGAGGTTCACCGGAGCCGAGCACATCGTCATTCAAGACAATGACCAAGCCAGCACCATTCGGGGCGGTCTAGGCGATGACTCCATCTGGGGCAAGGGCGGCAACGATCGGATCGAAGGTGACGACGGCAATGACGCCCTGATGGGTGGCGATGGCGATGACATCATTACCGATCTCTTCGGTGACGCAGACCGGCTCCAAGGAGAAGCCGGCAACGACGTGCTGAACCCGGGGCCTGGAGTCGGCGACCTGACCTTTGGCGGTTCGGGCAACGACTACATGCTCGGAGGCCAGGACAGGGTGACCGCCCACGGCGGCCTAGGCGATGATTTCCTCTTCGGTTCAACCGGGCCTGATGTCCTCTATGGAGATGAAGGCAACGATTGGCTCGAGGGCGGCGGCGGTGCCGACCTCGTCCAAGGCGACATGGGCAACACCATGTTCAACGACCCGAATCTGTACCATGGCGGTCACGATGTGCTGATCGGCAACGGCGGCAACAATGACCTTGACGCCGAAGGCGGCGATGACATCATGGTCGCTGGCCCCGGGACCGATAGGTATTCCGGAGTCCTCGGCTTCGACTGGGTGACCCATAAGGGCCATAACAACCCGGTCAATGCCGATATGGGATTCATCGTCGGCATGCCGCAGGATCTGACCAGCATTCGGGACCGGTTCTTGCAGACCGAGGCGTTGAGTGGATGGAATGGCGATGACATCCTGCGTGGTTCACGTGGGGGCATCGACCTGACCTTCGACCCAACCGGCGGGCAGCTGGGCTACGGCCATAAGCTGACGCAAGATCACCTGGATCGGGTGGACAACTTGCGTGAGCTGCTCGGTGGCGGAGACGTCCCACAGTATGCTCGTCCGTTCCTTGAAAATGACCCGGTGGTCTATGACGGAGACTTCAATAACAATCTCCTGATGGGGGGCTCCGGATCGGATCTGATTGAACCCCGCGACGGCCGAAACTTCGTTGACGGCGATGCGTGGTTGAATGTCCGGCTCGAGTATCGGCCTGCGAATGGGGATCCCGAATCGCGTGATTCGATGTCCTTCTTCAACACCAGGCTGCTCAACGGCACCATCAACCCAAGCGAGCTCCATGTGGTCCGTGAAGTGCTCCAGCTGGAGAACGAAGCGAACAATATCGACACAGTGGTCTTCGAAGGCATCGCTGAAGACTACACCGTGACGGAGCTCGAAGCGGGCGTGGTCAAGGTCGTGAATGTCCTTGAGGGCGAGGAAATGTCAAATGTTCTTCGGAACATTGAACGGATCCAATTCAATGACCAGGTTGTTTGCCTGCCGCTGGGCACCGAGCAAAATTGTGGCCAAGCCAGCGGTGAAGTAGTGCTGAACTACGAGGATCCAATCAGTGAGGACAATGAAATCACCACCGACGCCAGTGGGGTCGAAGACCTCGACGGCATCGATTCTGGATTCACTTACTCGCTGCAGTCCTTCGTTGAAGCCGGAACTGACCCGTTCACCAACTCCTGGGTTACCACCCAGACTAATGAAACGGGTACCTTCACCCTCACCGACGCAGAAGTCGGCGCACCGGTCAGGGTTCTGGTGACCTACATCGATGGCAATGGAACGCATGAGCAGATTGCCTCGGCCGGAACACCGGCCGTAGCAAATGTGAATGATGCACCAGTTGGGCCAGTGATCGCTCCGCAGGCTACAACAGTCGGGGACGTCCTGCGCATCGTGACCCATATGTCGGATGAGGACGGAGCCGAATCAGTGCTCGAAGAACCAGGTGGAGTGTACACCTGGCAGCAGAGTGCCGATGGCCAGTCGTGGACAGACATCGACGGCGCAACCGGCGACGGATCGAATATGGTCAGCTTCATGGTGACCGCAGGGCAGCAGAACCACCACGTTCGCTTGTCCATCGCGTACACCGACGATCAGGGCCAGGATGAAGTTGCCTATTCGAACGCTACGGATTTGATCCCTAGCCCACAGAATCCGGCCCCGGCTCCATAA
- a CDS encoding IS1380-like element ISAar10 family transposase yields MNHSTHVFPAFSTQLTGQALVSHAGLSVLTSFLNALDFRSLCENRFSQFVPATATHRPGKILGALALSLAAGGEQATDIDQLRTAPELFGSVASDATVSRFMGRIKEQPEAFSYGFATMTRNLRSKVWAAAGARNPARLATPANPLTIDIDASLVQVHSEKESSAGTYKGGYGFSPMIAMADYGKANGTGEVLAVQLHPGNRGANSAKSHIDVLNQALAQLPDDFYDEHGNLYREKILVRTDSAGSSREFLHYLDSLGIQFSTSYSLPVIKERFIRWIDEKKYWEPALTADGQERDDAWVIDASKVIELKDYPPGTRIYLRAEPLHPGAKATLFDTDGNRVTAFLTNSPRFNVAFLDARHRARGRCENRIKTLKSAGLGKLPYWSFAANQAWADLAMFALNLVSWLQLAVLPGGHDASVWDLKRWRHGLLAA; encoded by the coding sequence ATGAACCATTCTACCCACGTTTTCCCTGCCTTCTCGACCCAACTCACCGGCCAGGCCCTGGTCTCTCATGCAGGGTTGTCGGTGCTGACCAGTTTCCTGAATGCCTTGGACTTCCGCAGCCTCTGCGAGAACCGGTTCAGCCAGTTCGTGCCAGCCACCGCAACCCACCGTCCAGGCAAGATCCTCGGAGCACTGGCTCTATCGTTGGCGGCCGGCGGTGAACAAGCCACAGATATTGACCAGCTACGCACCGCACCAGAACTCTTCGGCTCCGTAGCTTCTGATGCCACGGTCAGCCGATTCATGGGCCGGATCAAAGAACAGCCAGAAGCTTTCTCCTACGGGTTCGCCACCATGACCCGCAACCTGCGATCCAAAGTCTGGGCGGCAGCCGGAGCACGGAACCCCGCCCGGCTGGCCACGCCAGCCAACCCGCTGACCATCGACATCGACGCCTCCCTGGTGCAGGTCCATTCCGAAAAAGAATCCAGCGCAGGAACGTATAAAGGCGGATACGGGTTCTCGCCGATGATCGCGATGGCCGACTACGGCAAAGCCAATGGAACCGGCGAAGTCCTCGCGGTCCAGTTGCACCCGGGAAACCGGGGCGCGAATTCCGCCAAATCCCACATCGACGTACTCAACCAAGCGCTGGCGCAGCTGCCTGATGATTTCTACGACGAGCACGGAAACCTGTATCGAGAGAAGATCCTGGTCCGTACCGACAGTGCTGGGTCCTCCCGGGAGTTCTTGCACTACCTGGATTCGTTGGGGATCCAATTCTCCACCTCGTACTCGCTACCGGTCATCAAGGAGCGGTTCATCCGGTGGATCGATGAGAAGAAATACTGGGAACCAGCGCTGACCGCTGACGGGCAGGAACGTGATGACGCGTGGGTGATCGACGCGAGCAAGGTGATCGAGCTGAAGGACTACCCTCCAGGAACCCGGATCTATTTGCGGGCCGAGCCGTTGCATCCCGGCGCGAAAGCGACCTTGTTCGATACGGACGGGAATAGGGTGACTGCGTTCTTGACCAATAGCCCGCGGTTCAACGTGGCGTTCCTCGATGCCCGGCATCGTGCGCGTGGCCGGTGCGAAAACAGGATCAAAACCCTGAAGAGCGCAGGGTTGGGCAAGCTGCCGTATTGGTCTTTTGCCGCGAACCAAGCATGGGCTGATCTGGCGATGTTCGCACTGAATCTGGTGTCGTGGCTGCAGCTGGCCGTGCTACCCGGTGGTCATGACGCTTCGGTGTGGGATTTGAAGCGATGGCGGCACGGATTGCTGGCCGCCTGA
- a CDS encoding cell wall-binding repeat-containing protein: protein MWANANYPDALSIASVAGAKGAPIILVPRNGTLPAVVADELRRLQPASIVILGGNSAVATSLDPLVNPLVANGTYVIPDIATDEGLSASATSLFTIFGQFFDHGLDLVSKGGNGTVVIPLKEDDPLFVPGARTNFLTLTRATIDDTDGQREHVNRTTPFVDQNQTYGSHASHQAFMREYALDDSGTPIPTGRILNGADGEGLPT from the coding sequence ATTTGGGCTAACGCTAACTATCCGGACGCATTGTCCATCGCATCAGTTGCAGGTGCTAAGGGAGCCCCGATTATCCTTGTTCCACGCAACGGTACCCTGCCTGCGGTGGTCGCAGATGAGCTGAGAAGGTTGCAGCCAGCCAGCATAGTGATTCTCGGTGGCAACTCGGCTGTGGCTACGTCCCTGGATCCGCTGGTGAATCCACTAGTTGCCAACGGCACATACGTGATTCCGGATATCGCCACAGATGAGGGGCTTTCGGCATCAGCCACCAGCCTATTCACCATCTTTGGCCAGTTCTTCGATCACGGGTTGGATCTAGTGTCCAAAGGCGGAAACGGCACAGTTGTTATTCCGCTGAAGGAAGATGATCCGCTATTTGTCCCAGGGGCGAGGACCAACTTCCTGACCCTAACCCGTGCCACCATTGATGACACCGACGGGCAGCGAGAACACGTCAATCGGACCACTCCATTTGTGGACCAGAACCAAACCTATGGTTCGCACGCATCACATCAGGCATTCATGCGAGAGTACGCGCTTGATGACAGCGGTACGCCGATACCGACCGGGCGAATCCTCAACGGAGCAGACGGAGAAGGCCTGCCCACATAG
- a CDS encoding IS481-like element ISAar22 family transposase yields the protein MSNSLSASIRRQIIEFDPGLPDSLSISQFCKELGISRPSYYKVKERFVAEGNKALNPHSRAPKTDRRIYSDQTKTTVLRIRKRLAKDGWDNGPLSIWFESLDTQEFGELRPSVATIGRILAEAGATKRNPRKRPRKSWLRFARSHPMEMWQIDGLEYRLFDQDATKAMIYQLIDDGSRFDVGTRCFEQMENAQDAMETLKAAFAEYGVPQQLLSDNGGAFNLSRQGLVNQTEIFLASVGCEAITGRFSHPQTQGKNERSHNTLTRFLDAHAPHNLAELSTLLEQYRNHYNHRRRHQALKVGHTYLTPAQAWEAGDHRGSDGVAIDIARIQAKAQSYLDKALAVKADLVPEGVVDDGLQVLGRTKVENYTGSPSVLTDQRDDVIQIRRTNPQIYFRGRVFKVPAHLIGEYQLVLSKDAYTLYSTVDGEQSLSFPLPVRLHSSARLVPLWQVYGARIRDPKPAWTQKRIEYEDIYYSSDVAVS from the coding sequence GTGTCAAATTCATTATCGGCGTCGATACGCCGCCAAATCATCGAGTTCGATCCGGGCCTGCCAGACTCCTTGAGTATCTCGCAGTTCTGCAAGGAACTGGGAATCAGCAGACCCTCCTACTACAAAGTCAAAGAGCGATTCGTTGCCGAAGGGAACAAAGCACTCAACCCGCACTCCAGAGCCCCGAAAACAGACCGGCGCATCTACAGCGACCAAACCAAAACCACGGTCCTACGCATCCGCAAGCGACTGGCCAAGGACGGGTGGGACAACGGGCCCTTATCTATCTGGTTCGAAAGCCTTGATACTCAGGAGTTCGGTGAGCTACGCCCCTCGGTGGCCACGATCGGCAGGATCCTTGCCGAGGCCGGAGCTACCAAGCGAAACCCGCGCAAACGCCCCCGTAAATCATGGCTGCGCTTCGCCCGTTCGCATCCGATGGAAATGTGGCAGATCGACGGACTGGAATATCGATTGTTCGACCAGGACGCGACCAAGGCGATGATCTATCAGCTCATTGATGACGGCTCCCGATTCGACGTGGGTACGCGGTGCTTTGAGCAAATGGAGAACGCGCAAGATGCGATGGAAACGCTCAAGGCAGCGTTCGCGGAGTATGGGGTGCCGCAACAACTTCTCAGCGACAATGGTGGTGCTTTCAATCTTTCTCGGCAGGGCCTGGTGAACCAGACTGAAATATTCTTGGCTAGCGTGGGCTGCGAAGCGATTACGGGCCGGTTCAGTCATCCGCAAACGCAAGGCAAGAACGAACGCAGCCATAATACGTTGACCCGGTTCCTCGACGCGCATGCACCACATAACCTGGCGGAGCTTTCCACGTTGTTGGAGCAGTATCGGAATCACTATAACCACCGTCGGCGCCACCAGGCGCTGAAAGTGGGGCACACGTATCTGACGCCTGCTCAAGCGTGGGAAGCCGGTGATCATCGTGGTTCGGATGGCGTGGCCATCGATATTGCCAGGATACAGGCCAAAGCCCAGTCGTACTTGGACAAGGCTCTGGCCGTGAAAGCCGATTTGGTTCCGGAGGGCGTAGTGGATGATGGGCTTCAGGTGTTGGGACGTACGAAGGTTGAAAACTACACCGGTAGCCCCAGCGTACTGACGGATCAACGCGATGATGTGATCCAGATTCGACGGACGAATCCGCAGATCTATTTTCGTGGCCGTGTTTTCAAGGTGCCAGCTCACCTGATCGGTGAATACCAGCTGGTCTTGAGCAAGGATGCTTATACGCTTTACAGCACTGTTGATGGTGAGCAATCACTGTCATTTCCGTTACCGGTCAGGCTGCATTCCAGTGCGCGTTTGGTGCCGTTGTGGCAGGTGTATGGAGCCCGGATCAGGGATCCGAAGCCGGCCTGGACTCAGAAGCGGATCGAGTATGAGGACATCTACTATTCGTCTGACGTCGCCGTTTCCTAG